One Ilumatobacter coccineus YM16-304 genomic window, ACGTTCGTGGCGGTGCATCGCGACCGCCTGCAGGATCGCGTCTTGAAGGGCTTCGTTGTCGTGCGGGTTGACCAGGACCGCGTCGGTGAGTTCGTCGGCCGCGCCGGCGAACTCCGACAGCACGAGCACACCGTCGCCGTCGATGTGCGCCGCGGCGTACTCCTTGGCGACGAGGTTCATGCCGTCGCGGAACGGGGTGACCAGCATGACGTCACCAGCTCGATACAGCGCGATCAGTTCGTCGTAGGGGAGCGTCTGGTACAGGTAGTGGACCACGGGCAGTCCGATGCGGCTGAAGCGCCCGTTGATCTCACCGACCAGCCGCTCGATCTGGGCTCGCTCGTCCTTGTAGTGCTCGACCGCCTCGCGAGTCGGCGTGGCCACTTGGACGAGCACGTGGCGCTCGGGGTCGAGCCGCCCGTCTTCGAGGAGTTGTGCGAACGCCTGGAGCCGCAGTCCGATGCCCTTGGTGTAGTCGAGGCGATCGACGCCGAGCATGATCACTTCGGGATCGCCGAGGCGGGCGCGGATCTGGCTGGTTCGTTTGCGCGTGGCACGGCCCGCCGCCATCTCCTCGACCTCACCGAAGTCGATGGAGATCGGGAAGCTGTCGACGCGCGTCTGGTACTCGGCGTTCTCGATGATGCCGTCGTGCGCGTCGACGCCCAGGAGTTGTTGCGCACAGGCGATGAAGTTCGTCGCACCCTTCGGTCGCTGGAAGCCGACGAGGTCGCAACCGAGCAGGCCGGTGATGATCTCTTCACGCCAGGGGAGCCGGGAGAAGAGCTCGTAGGGCGGGAACGGGATGTGCAGGAAGAACCCGATCGTCACGTCGGGACGCTGCTCGCGCAGCATCCCCGGGACGAGTTGGAGCTGATAGTCGTGGATCCACACCGTGGCGTCGGTCGGTGCGATGTTGGCCAGCGTGACCGCGAAGCGTTCGTTGACCGATCGGTAGGCCTCCCACTGCGCCGCGTCGTAGGTCGAGTCGCGGAGCGCATCGTGATACAGCGGCCACAGCGCGTCGTTGGAGAAGCCCTCGTAGTAGAGCTCGATCTCTTCTTCGCTGATGGGGACCGGGTGCAGGTCGACGCCGTCGACATGGAACGGCTCGACGTGATCGTCGGAGTTGCCGGTCCACCCGACCCAGGTGCCACCCGATTCGCGGAGCATCGGGAGCAGAGCTCGCACGAGACCGCCGGGCGAGGGCGCCCAGCCGTCGTCGGTGCGCATCACCGGAAGACGGTTCGCGGCGATGACGATGGGGTTGCGTGACGACGCATCGTTCGAGGTGCTGTCGCCACCGGGAGGGTTGCTGGTCGACGTGCCTGGCATGTCACGAAGCATGGCACGACTCGACCGATTCGCGCACCACCAGGTTGGACGTCACCCGGTGTTCACGTCACGCTCGACGTGACGCCACCTGACGTGGGTGTCAGATCGTGTCGAGCGCCGTGGCGAGGTCGTCGACGAGGTCGGCGGCGTCTTCGATGCCGACCGAGAGGCGGATGAGGTTGTCGGGCACCTCGAGCGGCGAGCCGGCGGCCGACATGTGGGTCATCGCCCCGGGGTGCTCGATGAGGCTCTCGACGGCGCCGAGCGATTCGGCGAGGGTGAACACCGAGGTCGCGTCGGCCACGCGCAGCGCCGCGTCCTTGCCGGCCTTGAGCGTGAACGACACCATGCCGCCGAAGTCCTTCATCTGCTTCGCCGCTGCTTCGTGGCCCGGATGATCGGGCAGCTGCGGGTAGAGCACACGGTCGACCGCGTCGTGGTGCACGAGCAGATCGACGATCGCCCGCGCGTTCTCGCAATGGCGATCCATGCGCACGGCGAGCGTCTTCACACCGCGCAGCACGAGGTAGCAGTCGAACGGTGCGGGCACCGCGCCGGCAGCGTTCTGGGTGAACGTGAGCTTCTCGGCCAGTTCGTCGTTCGACGTGGCCACGAACCCGCCGACGACGTCGCTGTGGCCGCCGAGGTACTTCGTGGCCGAGTGCACCACGACGTCGGCGCCGAGGGTGATCGGTTGCTGCAGGTACGGCGTGGCGAACGTGTTGTCGACCACCACGATCGCGCCGCGCTCGTGAGCGATCGACGCGATCGCCTCGATGTCGAAGCAGGTGAGCAGCGGGTTGGTCGGCGTTTCGAGCCAGATCATCCCGGTGTCGTCGGGCCAGTTGGCACGCAGCGCGTCGAGATCGGTGAGGTCGACGGCCGACCACGGGAAGCCCATCGGCGACCAGACCTTGGCGATGAGGCGGAACGTGCCGCCGTAGGCGTCGTTGCCGAGCAGGATGCGCTTGCCCTTGCTCGGGTCCTGCACCGTGAGCAGGCGCAGGATGTTGTCTTCGGCGGCGAGACCCGAAGCGAAGGCGAGGCCGTGGCGGGCCTGTTCGAGCGACGCGATCTGGGTCTCCATGGCGGTGCGGGTCGGGTTGCCCGAACGCGAGTACTCGAAGCCCTTGTGGTTGCCCACGCCGTCCTGGGCGAACGTGGTCGACAGCGAGATCGGGGTCACGACTGCGCCGGTGGTCGGCTCGGGGTCCTGCCCGGCGTGGATGGCGCGGGTCGAGAATCCCTGCAGTTCGGTTTCCTGGTCGACGTCGCCCATCAGTCGGCTCCTTCGTTCTCGCTGTTGGCGGATTCGGCCACGGCCGTGAAGTACGACAGCAGGTCGGATCGGGTGAGCACGCTGAGCGGCTGCCCGCCCGACAACACGAGCAGCGCCGGTGCGCTCTCGAGCATCTGCACCGCCAGCTCGACCTTCTGGCCGACGCCGATGGTGGGCAGCTTCGCCGACATCACCTTCTCGACCTCGGTGCGCATGGCGGCCGGGTCGCGGTGGATGACCTCCATCAGTTCGAGTTCGTCGACCGAACCCGACACCTCGGCGTTGGCGAACGGTGGCGTGTTCTTGCACACCGGGAGCTGGCTGACGCCGTTGGCCCGCATGATCTCGATCGCATCGCTCACCGGCTGGTGCGGGTTGACGTAGAGCAGGTTCTCGATCGAGGCGTTGCGCGTCTCGAGCACGGCGCCGACGCACTGATCGCATTCCTTGAGGAACCCGAAGTTGGTCATCCAGTGGTCGTTGAACACCGTCGACAGGTAGCCGCGACCGGAGTCGGGGTTGAAGACGACGACCATCGCGTCGGGGCCTTCGCGCTTGGCCACCTTGATGGCGGCCGCGGCGGCGGTGCCACCCGACCCTCCGATGAGGATGCCCTCGGTCTCGCTCACGTAGCGAGCGGTGAGGAAGCTCTCCTCGTCGCTGATCGGGATGACCTCGTCCCACAGGTCGGCGTCGTAGGCGGCCGGGAAGAAGTCTTCGCCGACACCTTCGACGAGGTACGGGCGACCCGACCCGCCGGAGAACACCGACTTCTCGGGGTCGGCGGCGATGATCTTGATGTCGGGGTTCATCTGCTTGAGGTAGCGGCCGGTGCCCGTGAGCGACCCGCAGGTGCCGGCGCCGGCGATGAAGTGCGTGATCTTGCCGCCGGTCTGGCGCCAGATCTCGGGGCCGGTGGTCTTGGTGTGCGCTTCGGGGTTGTGCGGGTTGGCGTACTGGTTGGGGCGGAACGCGTCGAGTTCGGTCGTGAGCCGCTCGGCAACCGAGTAGTAGCTGTTCGGGTCTTCCGGAGCGACGGCGACGTCGCAGACGACGACCTCGGCGCCGTACGCCCGGAGGAGGTCGACCTTCTCCTTGCCGACCTTCGTGGTCATGACGAACACGCACTTGTAGCCCCGTTGCGCAGCGACGATGGCGAGGCCGACGCCGGTGTTGCCCGACGTGGGTTCGACGATGGTGCCGCCGGGCTTCAGTTCGCCGCTCGCCTCGGCGGCGAGGATCATCTCGAGCGCCGGGCGGTCCTTCGACGAGCCGCCCGGGTTGGTCACCTCGTGTTTCATCACGAGCGAGCACTCGATGCCCTGATCTTCGCTGACCCGCTTGAGGCGGACCATGGGCGTGTTACCGATGAGGTCGAGCACCGAATCGACGATCTCGGTGCCCTCCAGTTGCGGATGCGTCATGCGATGAGAGTACCGCTGAGTCAGGGGATGGGCTCAGCGGAAGATCTTGCCGAGCGCCCGCCCGACCGCACCGGGCTGCGGCGCCTCGACACCATCGGGCAGCAGGTGCGGAGCGTGCTGCGCGAGGTGCGCCACGAGTTCGGCGGCCGACGGGTTGACCATGCCCACGTCGCCCACCACGACGGTCGGCACCGTCTCGTTGCCGTCGGCGTGCTGGCGAACGACCGCCGCGTGGCTCGGGTCGTCCCAGATGTCGTGTTCGACTCGCTCGATGCTGAGCTTGTCGAGTTGGCGGCGCAGCGACGAGCAGAAGCCGCAGCCGGGGCGCCAGTAGAGATCGACCTGTGTCGGAGTTCCCTGAGTCATGGGCTCACGCTACAAACACCACGGCTCACCCGATGGCGGTGGGCGACCGAGTTTCGGCGACGTTGTCAGATCTCGGTGCGCAGGCGCAGCGTCTCGTCGTCGGGGCGCAGTCCGTCGGCGGCGAGCACCTCGACCACTCGGTCGTGAGCGCGCACCGCCGCGGCGCGGTCGTCGGCGGCGATCAGCGCTCGGATCAGCGCTCGGTGTGCGCGTTCGGAGAGTTCTTCTGCGTCGACCGCGCGGCGAGCGAAGGTGAGCGCATCGTCGACGGCGCCTCGCCCGAGCGAGAGCTCGCTCGCCCGCGTGGCCGCCTCGACCATGTCGAGGTGGAACACCGTGCGTTCGTTGATCGCCCAGTCGGGGTCGAGCGCATCGGCGAGATACGGCCCGCGGTACAGCTCCAGGGCGGTGCGGTAGTGGGCGAGCGCATCACCGGCGTTGCGATCGCGCTCGGCTCGTCGTGCCGCAGCCATCGCTGCACGGAATCGGCCGACGTCGAGGTCGAGGCGATCGCTGGCGAAGAGGGTGATCGAGTCGCCGTCGGATCGCACCTGCCACGGAGGCGCCGATTCGTCGCTCGCCACCTCGAGCAGTTGGCGAAGATGATTGAGCGTGGCCCGCAGGTTGTTGCGTGCGCTCGTCTCGTCCTTGTCGGGCCAGAGCGCCGCGCCGATCTCGTCGCGGCGCATCGTGCGGCGGTCGACGAGCAGGAGGAGCAGCTCACGAACCATCGTGCGCTTGATCGGAATGGCCTGGTCGAGACGCTCGTCGCCGAAGGTGACCGCGGTGGGGCCGAGCACCGACACGCGAACCGGCTCCGACGGGCGGTGCGGCGTGTCGGCCAGCTCGGAGGTGGCGATCGATCCGACCGGGTCGCCGTGGCGTTCGGCGACGGCGCGCAGCGCGGCTCGTGGATCGTGGACCAGCGAGGCGAGCGCCACCCGGGCGCGCACCGATCCGCTGCTGATGGCGGCGATCGCGAGTTCGGCGAGGTGCGGCTCGTAGGCCCAGGTGCGGAGACGAGCGAGGTCGTCCCACGGCAGACGTCGTGCGGGCTCGGTGCTGTTGCGCTCGCGGAGCGCCACCAGCGCTCGCCCGACCTCGGTCGCGAGCGACAGGTCGGGGCCGGTGACCTCGTCGTCGAAGAACGGGCGCGACCTGGGCACCAGCGCGTAGATGAGCGCGCCGGCGTTGCCGAACACGTGGCGGCCGAACCCGCTGAACGGACCGGTGTCGGGGACCAGACCGTCGAGGCGCGCCGCGGCGCGGTCTTCGTGACCGTCCATCAGATCGAGCACCGCCGTGGCGATCTCGACGGTGATGACACCCCATCCCATGGCCGGAATCCGGTCGCGGTGGGCGACGGCTCTACCGAGGAGGGAGCGGGCGGTCGGCACATCGCCGGCCGACGCGCTGAAAAGTGCCGCCGTGGCCATCGCCTCGACGTACAGGTGGACCTGGCGGTCGGCGCCGATCTGCTCGGTGAGTTCGAGGGCGGCTCGTCGGTCGTCGGCGTCGAGGGCCCCCGACCACCAGGTCATCAGCGCCGCGAAGCCGCCCATGCGCCGCGCGATGCGGGCGTTGGGGATCCGCGAGAGGTCGGCGAGCACTTCGAGCGAGGCGTTGCATCGTCCGGCCTGGCCGAGTTGTACCGCCCGGTAGTAGTCGACCATGTCGGCGACCGGCTGGTACGACTGCAGGACCGGCGAACGCATCATCTCGATGGCGACGTCGGCGGAGTTGTCGAGCAGCAGCAGCCACGACTCGGCCAGAACGACGCCCGCCTCGGCGCCGGTCCCGCCGAGTGCGGCGAGTCGGGTGAGGCGCTCGTGCGTCTCGACGAGACCGTCGCGTTGCCCCGACCGGTACGCGAGGTCGCCGAGGCGCAACAGCGCGAGCACGGTGACCTCTGGTCGGTTCTGCTGGGTGGCGACGTCGATGGAGCGCTGCAACGGCTCGGCGGCGAGCGTCGGTTCGGACGCGAACACGATGTCGGCGCGCAGCATCTCGGCTTCGGCGCTCGACGCCAGCGAGTCGGGGAGCATCGCGACGATCGCCCGTCGGTCGTCGATCGAATGGCGCAGCGGAAGGTCGCGAGCGAACGCGACGAGCACGTCGAGGGCGACGTCGTCGGCGTCGGCATCGACCGCCGCGATCAAGGCGTCGCGAAGTCGGCCACGTCGCTGGAGTTCGATCGCGACCTGCGTGAGTGCCGCCCGGCGCTCGGCGGTGCTGAGACCGTCGACGAGCACCTTGCGCCACAGGTCGTGCAAGGTCCAGGTGCCGTCGCCGTTCGACGAGACGAGGGGGAGCCCGGCGAGCAGGTCGTCGGTGCTGCCGTCGAAGTCTGTGACGGCCGCGACGAGACCGTCGTCGACGAACTCGTACACGGCGACGCAGCGCAGGGCCTGCACCCGCGCCGGGTCGAGCTGTGCGATGACCTCCTCGGCGACGAACTCGTGCGCTCCGGCCACGCCCGCACGCGCTTCGAGTTCGACGAGCGCGGGCCATCCGTGGTCGTCGAGCGTGTCGCGGTCGACGCTGCGCAGCGCCGCGAACTCGTCGAGTTCGTCGGGGGTGAACGCGAGCATCTCCTCGGTGATGTCGACGGCCTCGCCCCGAGCGATCAACCGGGCGAGCTTGAGCTCGTGGCCGCCGCGGCCGCTCAGCACGATGTTGGCGTTGTCGGGGAGATCGCCGATCAGTTCGTCGAGCACGGCCCAACCGGGCGCCCCCGGCGCGAGGTGGTGGTAGTCGTCGACCACGACGGTGATCGGCAACGGGCTGAGGTGCCAGAGTTGGTCGGCGACCGAGATCTCGGGACGCGACTCGATGGCCTGCGACGCATCGTGCGCCGATGCCAGCAGTGCGATCTGGGCCGACAGTGACGCCGTCAGTTCACCGGCGTCGTCGTCACGGGCACCCATCCGGTGGAAGATCGTGTGAGACCGTGCGGTGGTGAGCGGGTCGTGGATCGTCTGGGCGAGCAGGGTGCTCTTGCCGAAGCCGGCTCCGGCGGAGATGATCGTGGCCACACGCTGGTGTCGCGACGACATGAGGTCGAGCAGTCGCGGGCGGCGGACCATCTCTCGTTGCAGTTCGGGCAGCCGGACCGGTGCGATTCGATCGTCGTTGCTGCCGTTGCCCACGACGTCACTGTAGATCGCCGCGTCGGCGCAGCCCAGAGTGCGATACTTCGGTCGTGGCATCGCTTGGACTGATCTCGTTGGTGGTCGACGACTACGACCGCGGCATTCGACACTTCGTCGACGATCTCGGGTTCGAGTTGGTCTGCGACCTCGACCAGGGCGACAAGCGGTGGGTCGTGGTGGCTCCCGCGGGCACCGCCGACGACCCGAACGCCACCCACCTCCTGCTCGCGCAAGCGAGCGACGACGACCAGCGTGCTCGCATCGGCGACCAGACCGGCGGTCGTGTCTTCCTGTTTCTGCACACCGACGATTTCGAGCGCGACCATCAGCGCATGCTCGGACGAGGTGTGCAGTTCCTCGAAGCGCCTCGGCACGAGGAGTACGGCACGGTTGCCGTGTTCGTCGACGCGTTCGGCAACAAGTGGGACCTGTTGGAGCCGGCGTGACGGCACCGCTCGACCTGACCGTGCGGGTCGCCGACGCGCTCGGCGCCGCGGTGCTGGCCGCGGCACGGCTCGGTGGCGGCGATGTCGCCGAGGCGTATCGCATGGTCCTCGACGATGGCCGCACCGTGTTCGCGAAGACCCACCGCGACCCACCGCCGCACTTCTTCGAGACCGAAGCATCCGGTCTCGACTGGCTGCGCGACGCGGATGCGATCGCCGTTCCACAGGTGCTGGCGGTCGACTCGGCGATGCTGGTGCTGGAGTGGATCGACGAGGGCCGTGCCGCGAGCGCGACCGAGACGAGTTTCGGTCGCGGACTCGCAGCGCTGCACCGAGCCGGGGCTCCGTGCTTCGGACGCGACGACCGCATGACCACCGGGAGCCGCCGCCTGCCGAACGAACCGTGCGACACCTGGGCCGAGTTCTACGCCACCAACCGGCTGCTCCCGCTGGTGCGGCTGGCGACCGATCACGCGGCGCTGTCGCCGACGTGTCTCGAGCGGCTCGAGCGCACCGCATCTCGGCTCCCCGAGTTCGGCGCTGCCGACGAACCCCCGGCACGACTGCACGGTGACCTGTGGGCGGGCAATCGCCTGGTCGACACCGGGGGGTCGAGCTGGCTGATCGACCCGGCGGCGCACGGTGGCCACCGCGAGTTCGACCTGGCGATGATGCAGTTGTTCGGCGGCTACGGGCCGGAGTGCTTCGACGCGTACGACGACGAGTTCCCCCTCGCCGACGAGTGGGAGCAGCGCGTGCCGCTCCATCAGTTGGCGCCACTGGTGGTTCACGCCGTCAAGTTCGGTGGCGGCTACGCCGCAGCGACC contains:
- a CDS encoding alpha,alpha-trehalose-phosphate synthase (UDP-forming); translated protein: MPGTSTSNPPGGDSTSNDASSRNPIVIAANRLPVMRTDDGWAPSPGGLVRALLPMLRESGGTWVGWTGNSDDHVEPFHVDGVDLHPVPISEEEIELYYEGFSNDALWPLYHDALRDSTYDAAQWEAYRSVNERFAVTLANIAPTDATVWIHDYQLQLVPGMLREQRPDVTIGFFLHIPFPPYELFSRLPWREEIITGLLGCDLVGFQRPKGATNFIACAQQLLGVDAHDGIIENAEYQTRVDSFPISIDFGEVEEMAAGRATRKRTSQIRARLGDPEVIMLGVDRLDYTKGIGLRLQAFAQLLEDGRLDPERHVLVQVATPTREAVEHYKDERAQIERLVGEINGRFSRIGLPVVHYLYQTLPYDELIALYRAGDVMLVTPFRDGMNLVAKEYAAAHIDGDGVLVLSEFAGAADELTDAVLVNPHDNEALQDAILQAVAMHRHERRHRMAGLRDQIRKSDVQGWADRFLTALLHAGEAP
- a CDS encoding cystathionine gamma-synthase, which codes for MGDVDQETELQGFSTRAIHAGQDPEPTTGAVVTPISLSTTFAQDGVGNHKGFEYSRSGNPTRTAMETQIASLEQARHGLAFASGLAAEDNILRLLTVQDPSKGKRILLGNDAYGGTFRLIAKVWSPMGFPWSAVDLTDLDALRANWPDDTGMIWLETPTNPLLTCFDIEAIASIAHERGAIVVVDNTFATPYLQQPITLGADVVVHSATKYLGGHSDVVGGFVATSNDELAEKLTFTQNAAGAVPAPFDCYLVLRGVKTLAVRMDRHCENARAIVDLLVHHDAVDRVLYPQLPDHPGHEAAAKQMKDFGGMVSFTLKAGKDAALRVADATSVFTLAESLGAVESLIEHPGAMTHMSAAGSPLEVPDNLIRLSVGIEDAADLVDDLATALDTI
- a CDS encoding fructosamine kinase family protein, with protein sequence MTAPLDLTVRVADALGAAVLAAARLGGGDVAEAYRMVLDDGRTVFAKTHRDPPPHFFETEASGLDWLRDADAIAVPQVLAVDSAMLVLEWIDEGRAASATETSFGRGLAALHRAGAPCFGRDDRMTTGSRRLPNEPCDTWAEFYATNRLLPLVRLATDHAALSPTCLERLERTASRLPEFGAADEPPARLHGDLWAGNRLVDTGGSSWLIDPAAHGGHREFDLAMMQLFGGYGPECFDAYDDEFPLADEWEQRVPLHQLAPLVVHAVKFGGGYAAATERALDALGI
- a CDS encoding BTAD domain-containing putative transcriptional regulator — its product is MGNGSNDDRIAPVRLPELQREMVRRPRLLDLMSSRHQRVATIISAGAGFGKSTLLAQTIHDPLTTARSHTIFHRMGARDDDAGELTASLSAQIALLASAHDASQAIESRPEISVADQLWHLSPLPITVVVDDYHHLAPGAPGWAVLDELIGDLPDNANIVLSGRGGHELKLARLIARGEAVDITEEMLAFTPDELDEFAALRSVDRDTLDDHGWPALVELEARAGVAGAHEFVAEEVIAQLDPARVQALRCVAVYEFVDDGLVAAVTDFDGSTDDLLAGLPLVSSNGDGTWTLHDLWRKVLVDGLSTAERRAALTQVAIELQRRGRLRDALIAAVDADADDVALDVLVAFARDLPLRHSIDDRRAIVAMLPDSLASSAEAEMLRADIVFASEPTLAAEPLQRSIDVATQQNRPEVTVLALLRLGDLAYRSGQRDGLVETHERLTRLAALGGTGAEAGVVLAESWLLLLDNSADVAIEMMRSPVLQSYQPVADMVDYYRAVQLGQAGRCNASLEVLADLSRIPNARIARRMGGFAALMTWWSGALDADDRRAALELTEQIGADRQVHLYVEAMATAALFSASAGDVPTARSLLGRAVAHRDRIPAMGWGVITVEIATAVLDLMDGHEDRAAARLDGLVPDTGPFSGFGRHVFGNAGALIYALVPRSRPFFDDEVTGPDLSLATEVGRALVALRERNSTEPARRLPWDDLARLRTWAYEPHLAELAIAAISSGSVRARVALASLVHDPRAALRAVAERHGDPVGSIATSELADTPHRPSEPVRVSVLGPTAVTFGDERLDQAIPIKRTMVRELLLLLVDRRTMRRDEIGAALWPDKDETSARNNLRATLNHLRQLLEVASDESAPPWQVRSDGDSITLFASDRLDLDVGRFRAAMAAARRAERDRNAGDALAHYRTALELYRGPYLADALDPDWAINERTVFHLDMVEAATRASELSLGRGAVDDALTFARRAVDAEELSERAHRALIRALIAADDRAAAVRAHDRVVEVLAADGLRPDDETLRLRTEI
- a CDS encoding VOC family protein, whose amino-acid sequence is MASLGLISLVVDDYDRGIRHFVDDLGFELVCDLDQGDKRWVVVAPAGTADDPNATHLLLAQASDDDQRARIGDQTGGRVFLFLHTDDFERDHQRMLGRGVQFLEAPRHEEYGTVAVFVDAFGNKWDLLEPA
- a CDS encoding glutaredoxin family protein; translation: MTQGTPTQVDLYWRPGCGFCSSLRRQLDKLSIERVEHDIWDDPSHAAVVRQHADGNETVPTVVVGDVGMVNPSAAELVAHLAQHAPHLLPDGVEAPQPGAVGRALGKIFR
- a CDS encoding cystathionine beta-synthase, which gives rise to MTHPQLEGTEIVDSVLDLIGNTPMVRLKRVSEDQGIECSLVMKHEVTNPGGSSKDRPALEMILAAEASGELKPGGTIVEPTSGNTGVGLAIVAAQRGYKCVFVMTTKVGKEKVDLLRAYGAEVVVCDVAVAPEDPNSYYSVAERLTTELDAFRPNQYANPHNPEAHTKTTGPEIWRQTGGKITHFIAGAGTCGSLTGTGRYLKQMNPDIKIIAADPEKSVFSGGSGRPYLVEGVGEDFFPAAYDADLWDEVIPISDEESFLTARYVSETEGILIGGSGGTAAAAAIKVAKREGPDAMVVVFNPDSGRGYLSTVFNDHWMTNFGFLKECDQCVGAVLETRNASIENLLYVNPHQPVSDAIEIMRANGVSQLPVCKNTPPFANAEVSGSVDELELMEVIHRDPAAMRTEVEKVMSAKLPTIGVGQKVELAVQMLESAPALLVLSGGQPLSVLTRSDLLSYFTAVAESANSENEGAD